In Xanthomonas campestris pv. phormiicola, the DNA window CAGACGGAAATGGAACTTGCCATGCGCCTGATCCCAGACGAAGCGCATTGCATCCAGCGCCTCGGGAATCACCTGACTGGCGAATTTGCACACGCGCGGCCCGCCGCAGCCATCTGCGCTATCGGCGATCACCGCCAGCGCCGCGGCACCGTCGCCGAACAAGCTGTTGACCACCGCCGTCTCGATCCCTTCGTCGTCGACGTAGGCCGCCGAACACACCTCGATGCACAACAAAATCGCGAGTTTTCCGGCATTGGCACTGGTCCAGTTGACTACCGCGTTGAAACCGTTCAAGCCTGCGTTGCAGCCCATGCCGACCACATCCAGGCGCACGCAGTCCTGACGCAATCCCAGACGTTTTATCAGCAACGAGCTGAAGCCTGGGGTCAGCAACCCGGTAGTGGTGACGCAGCACAGATACTGCACCTGATCCAGTTGCGCACCGACCGATTGCAGACAGCGCGTCAATGCATGTTCGCCGATCTCCAGGCCGATCTCGCGGTGCTTGTGGAGCAATTCCGCCTGCGTTTCGCGCGGTGCCGCTCCGGTGTCGTCGCACTGCGGCAGCACCAGGCTGCGCGAATCGATGCCATTCCTCAGAAACACCAGGCGCCGACGCTGATCTTGGATGTCGAAGCGGTCCAGCACGTCCGGCTGCGAGTAGCGGCTGCCAGGCGTAGCGGTACCGACGCCACGAATGCGCGGCGCGTTAGATGGCGGGGCGTGCGTCGATGCAATATTCGCATTGAAATTCATGCGTATCCAGGTTCCAGCGTTGCCCAGGATGGATCGCCAAACGATTGGGGCGACAGCGATGCAGACATCGTGGTCGAGGCCCTGCCGGGGTGCTTGCTCGTGTGCGCCGATGAGTTGCCTGTCAGCGTCACTATGGCGCGCACGCGGCATCGGCGCATCGGGCGTCTAGTGCCAGGCTGGCGGCAAAGCGAGGTCATTGCGCGTTTACCGCAGACACGACCTCCAAGGACAAACCGCAGTCACTGCCAGTCAAGCGCGCACTTGCACGAAGGAATAAAAAACCGCTCTACGCCGCAAGTTGGGTCAGGTACGTGCAACGCCCGATGTCGATGATCCTGCTCCGACGCGATCGCCAAGTGCCGCATCTTCCGCTGCGTGCCGCCAGGCGAACGTTCCGGTGCCGTTTTCGCCTGCTCAAGGAGCAAGCCCATCATGGATAAGTCTGCGAAGACCCTTCCTGCCTCATTCGTGCAAAAACGCATGTGGCTGCTCGCCAGGTTGGATCCGCAGGCGTCCATTACCTACCACATCGCCAACGGCGTACGCCTGATCGGCGAACTCGACTGTCAGGCCCTGCAGGCCGCACTGGATCGCATCGTGGTCCGGCACGAGGTACTGCGTACCAGCATGGTCGAGGTGAACGGTCAGATCCGTCAGCGCATCCAGCCGCCAACCGGCTTCCCGCTCGTCCATGACAATGCGGGCGCTTGCGGTGCGGACGCCGCTGCGATCGCGCGCATCGCCCACAGGGAGGCCAGGCGGCCCTTCGACCTGGAATTGGGCGCTCCGGTTCGCGGTCGTCTGTTGCGTCTGACAGCGCAGGAGCACGTCCTGCTGCTGACCTTCCATCACATCGCCTGCGATGGCTGGTCGATTGGCGTGCTGTTGCGCGAGCTGGAAGCCCTGTACACCGCCTTCCTCCGCCGCCAGCCCGATCCGTTGCCGCCACTGCCGATCCAGTATGCGGACTATGCGATCTGGCAGAGCGAGCAGTTGCAGGGCGACACCCTCGATGCGCAAGTGCGCTTCTGGACCGGGCGCTTGGCCAGCGCACCGTCGCTGCTGCCGCTACCGACCGACCGCGCGCGACCAGCCATGCAGGATTACCGCGGCGCGGTCGTCGAGCGGTTGCTGCCGCCGGAGTTGCGGCAGCAGCTGAATGGGCTGGTACGGCGCCATGGCTGCTCGTTGTTCGTCACCTTGCTGGCCGGCTGGGCGCTGCTGCTGGCGCGGATCAGCGCGACCGACGATGTGACGATCGGCACACCGGTCGCTGGACGGACGCATCCGGACCTGGAAGCGCTGATCGGTTGTTTCATCAATACGCTGGCACTGCGGCTCACAGTGTCCGGCACCCCCACCGTGGCGCAATGGCTGGCGCAGGTGCGCACTGTGGTTTTGAACGCGCAGGATCACCAGGACCTGCCGTTCGAGCGTGTCGTCGAAGCGCTGCAGCCGAGTCGCAGCCTTAGCCATACGCCAGTGTTCCAAACAATGTTTAGTCTGGACGGCTTCAGCGGCAACCAATCGCTGCACCTGCCCGGACTGCGGCTGGAGCCGTTGCCG includes these proteins:
- a CDS encoding type III polyketide synthase, producing the protein MNFNANIASTHAPPSNAPRIRGVGTATPGSRYSQPDVLDRFDIQDQRRRLVFLRNGIDSRSLVLPQCDDTGAAPRETQAELLHKHREIGLEIGEHALTRCLQSVGAQLDQVQYLCCVTTTGLLTPGFSSLLIKRLGLRQDCVRLDVVGMGCNAGLNGFNAVVNWTSANAGKLAILLCIEVCSAAYVDDEGIETAVVNSLFGDGAAALAVIADSADGCGGPRVCKFASQVIPEALDAMRFVWDQAHGKFHFRLHKDVPYVVGANAPTVVGRLLEGTGLRRRDIAHWLVHSGGRKVIDAISANLMLTNHDMRHTIDVLREHGNMSSGSFLFSYARLLDEGQVRPGDWGVMMTMGPGSSIETALLRW